A genome region from Streptomyces sp. S4.7 includes the following:
- a CDS encoding beta-ketoacyl synthase N-terminal-like domain-containing protein — MTDDVLLRRSLNAIRVLREQMRELRSAAEEPIALVGMGCRFPGGADSPERFWELLRDGRDAITDVPPERWSAHRFHSQARDEPGTAYTRKGGFLTEDVHAFDGPFFGITDAEAREMDPQQRLLLETSWEALESGGLLSNGLSGERIGVFVGVSGSESFLLNRPLDDTGPYTATGVAPSITAGRIAYALGLRGPALAVDTACSSSLVAIHLAVESLRRGECTAAVAGGASAMMSPDVFVALCRMEALAADGRCKVFDAEADGYVRSEGAGMVALMRASDAAAVRAPVLALIAGSAVNHDGHTAGLTVPNGRAQRELITAALTAARTRPDEVDYLEAHGTGTPLGDPIEVRAAAEVFCADRDPATPLLIGAVKSNVGHLEAAAGVAGLIKTVLALKHAQVPGNLHLNQLNPQLRADRLPVDFCDSARPWPASADRPRVAGVSAFGFNGTNAHLVVREAPAARTPQTGTGDRPAHLLALSARDPRGLRESALRLAHWLTEHPEASVADVCHTVSARRPAFPYRTALVVRSADGLADRLRALADEPARPPERTTGPVAFLLNATGDRAWRSADRLYASHPAFRDHFDRCDELLRPVVGEPLAAALAQGPSGSPLFRDAVALAYQIALVRALDGWRVSAGAVAGSGPGELAAACLAGVFDAGTAGRLLAARHEDAPVPALTEARGPRLRLLHGPLADAVSAERAADALFWARESEGTTTRALTEALAGHGYGTLVSLGDAGTDDEATHHGNALAHWAVPGDDVWEELLTGAADRYLAGADVDWSDLDLGHDRARLTLPTYPFQRRSYGPLGTAAPAPARDFGSARPIGELGLRTVPSPLDQHQFDTVVSRALLPELADTAGVLHVGYYQEMLAAATATDGTGEGFHVRDVNFHQALRLSGRQERTVQLVVEPADDKGWADFAFYSRPTAGTEWDRHVRGSVRPGPADRTEEESAPLTGQGRELILSRCTERVGGEEFYKLMRDRGVALGPSVEWVEEAWAGDGEVLARLRPAGEAAVPAGRPGRALPTHPGVLDACVQLYALAAGAALADDDLFITARLGEADAVSAAVTGPLWCHVRLRSAVGQRLVGDHVLCDDRGRIVASGRDTEVQVISPQESLSLLAATDGEQSGDHPGEILARYRAAAPADRPRVLMDFLTETAAGLLRQPADEIPAGRPLAELGLESLAAMELRKRIRTGTGADLPVELLVDGPSLDELARHIASEIDTDDEPDTTCSAPRDYDLDSARWLGTAVRETSRLRLFCLPYGGRGASLYRDWPHELDGGVEVCPVQLPGREERADELGIVNVDEAVESIAQVLKPYLDRPFAFYGHSMGGLLAYRMAHRLGAEHGSLLRHLFVGAFSAPTGAVNPLDDRILAVMRSLGFPGMPAQQDLLRLRRERPGEYEQALRREFDDRVAAKLDASTSGCGYGDLRIVQSYRHDPAEAPLATGVTAFHGAGDPVVPEADMRAWEGLTSGPFELRVVPGDHFFLHGDQSGPRLLAAFSETLR, encoded by the coding sequence ATGACCGACGATGTGCTGCTGAGGCGTTCGCTGAACGCCATCCGAGTCCTCCGCGAGCAGATGCGGGAGCTGCGCTCGGCCGCCGAGGAACCGATCGCCCTGGTCGGTATGGGCTGCCGGTTCCCCGGCGGCGCCGACAGCCCCGAGCGGTTCTGGGAGCTGCTGCGCGACGGCAGGGACGCCATCACCGACGTACCGCCCGAGCGCTGGTCCGCCCACCGCTTCCACTCGCAGGCCCGCGACGAGCCCGGTACCGCCTACACCCGCAAGGGCGGCTTCCTCACCGAGGACGTACACGCCTTCGACGGGCCGTTCTTCGGCATCACGGACGCCGAGGCACGCGAGATGGACCCCCAGCAGCGCCTGCTCCTGGAGACGAGCTGGGAGGCGCTGGAGAGCGGCGGCCTGCTCTCCAACGGCCTCAGCGGTGAGCGGATCGGCGTCTTCGTCGGCGTCTCCGGCTCCGAGAGCTTCCTGCTGAACCGACCGCTCGACGACACCGGTCCCTACACCGCGACCGGTGTCGCACCCAGCATCACCGCCGGCCGGATCGCCTACGCCCTCGGGCTGCGGGGCCCCGCACTGGCCGTCGACACCGCCTGCTCCTCGTCCCTCGTGGCGATCCACCTCGCGGTCGAGAGCCTGCGCAGGGGCGAGTGCACGGCCGCCGTCGCGGGCGGCGCCAGCGCCATGATGTCGCCGGACGTCTTCGTCGCCCTCTGCCGTATGGAAGCCCTGGCCGCCGACGGACGCTGCAAGGTGTTCGACGCCGAGGCCGACGGCTACGTACGCTCCGAGGGGGCCGGCATGGTCGCCCTGATGCGGGCCTCCGACGCCGCCGCGGTGCGCGCTCCCGTCCTCGCCCTGATCGCGGGCTCCGCCGTCAACCACGACGGGCACACCGCCGGTCTCACCGTCCCCAACGGACGCGCCCAGCGCGAACTCATCACCGCGGCCCTCACCGCCGCCCGCACACGCCCCGACGAGGTCGACTACCTGGAGGCGCACGGCACGGGCACCCCGCTCGGCGACCCCATCGAGGTCCGCGCCGCCGCCGAGGTGTTCTGCGCCGACCGGGACCCCGCCACCCCCCTGCTCATCGGCGCGGTGAAATCCAACGTGGGCCATCTGGAGGCCGCCGCGGGAGTCGCCGGTCTGATCAAGACCGTACTGGCGCTGAAGCACGCACAGGTGCCGGGCAACCTGCACCTGAACCAGCTCAATCCGCAGCTGCGCGCGGACCGGCTGCCGGTGGACTTCTGCGACTCGGCCCGCCCCTGGCCCGCCTCCGCCGACCGCCCGCGCGTCGCGGGAGTCAGCGCCTTCGGATTCAACGGCACCAACGCGCACCTGGTGGTACGGGAGGCCCCCGCCGCCCGCACGCCACAGACGGGCACCGGCGACCGCCCCGCCCATCTGCTCGCACTCTCCGCCCGCGACCCGCGCGGACTGCGGGAGTCGGCGCTGCGGCTCGCCCACTGGCTCACCGAGCACCCGGAAGCCTCCGTGGCCGACGTCTGCCACACCGTCAGCGCCCGCCGTCCCGCCTTCCCGTACCGGACCGCCCTCGTCGTACGCTCGGCCGACGGCCTCGCGGACCGTCTGCGCGCCCTCGCAGACGAACCGGCCCGCCCGCCCGAGCGGACGACCGGCCCCGTCGCCTTCCTGCTCAACGCCACCGGGGACCGCGCGTGGCGGTCGGCGGACCGCCTGTACGCCTCGCACCCCGCGTTCCGCGACCACTTCGACCGGTGCGACGAACTGCTGCGGCCCGTCGTCGGTGAGCCGCTCGCCGCCGCGCTGGCCCAGGGCCCCTCCGGTTCACCGCTGTTCAGGGACGCCGTCGCCCTCGCCTACCAGATCGCGCTCGTGCGCGCGCTCGACGGCTGGCGGGTGTCGGCCGGCGCCGTCGCCGGCTCCGGACCGGGTGAACTCGCCGCCGCCTGCCTGGCGGGAGTCTTCGACGCCGGGACGGCGGGGCGACTGCTCGCCGCGCGGCACGAGGACGCGCCGGTACCGGCGCTCACCGAGGCACGCGGTCCGCGGCTGCGTCTGCTCCACGGCCCGCTCGCCGACGCGGTGAGCGCCGAGCGCGCGGCCGATGCCCTGTTCTGGGCCCGCGAGAGCGAGGGGACGACGACGCGCGCGCTGACGGAGGCGCTCGCCGGCCACGGGTACGGCACGCTGGTGTCCCTCGGCGACGCCGGCACCGACGACGAAGCCACACATCACGGGAACGCGCTCGCCCACTGGGCGGTCCCCGGCGACGACGTGTGGGAGGAACTGCTGACCGGCGCCGCCGACAGGTATCTGGCCGGAGCCGACGTGGACTGGTCCGATCTCGACCTCGGCCACGACCGGGCACGGCTCACCTTGCCCACCTACCCCTTCCAGCGGCGCTCCTACGGGCCCCTGGGCACGGCCGCACCCGCCCCCGCACGCGATTTCGGAAGCGCGCGGCCCATCGGGGAACTCGGCCTGCGCACGGTGCCCTCACCCCTCGACCAGCACCAGTTCGACACCGTCGTCAGCCGTGCCCTGCTGCCCGAACTCGCCGATACGGCGGGCGTACTGCACGTCGGCTACTACCAGGAGATGCTCGCCGCCGCGACCGCCACGGACGGCACGGGCGAAGGATTCCACGTACGGGACGTCAACTTCCACCAGGCGCTGCGGCTGTCCGGCCGTCAGGAGCGCACCGTGCAGCTCGTCGTGGAGCCCGCGGACGACAAGGGCTGGGCGGACTTCGCCTTCTACAGCCGTCCCACGGCGGGCACCGAATGGGACCGCCATGTGCGCGGCAGCGTACGGCCGGGCCCCGCCGACCGGACCGAGGAGGAGTCGGCGCCCCTGACCGGGCAGGGGCGGGAGCTGATACTCAGCCGCTGCACCGAGCGGGTCGGCGGCGAGGAGTTCTACAAGCTGATGCGGGACCGGGGCGTGGCCCTCGGCCCCTCCGTCGAATGGGTCGAGGAGGCATGGGCGGGCGACGGCGAGGTGCTCGCCAGGCTGCGGCCCGCGGGCGAGGCCGCCGTGCCCGCCGGCCGGCCCGGCCGCGCACTGCCTACCCACCCCGGAGTGCTGGACGCCTGCGTACAGCTCTACGCCCTGGCAGCCGGAGCGGCCCTCGCCGACGACGACCTGTTCATCACCGCCCGCCTGGGTGAGGCCGACGCCGTGAGCGCTGCGGTCACCGGGCCCCTCTGGTGCCATGTACGGCTGAGGTCGGCGGTGGGACAGCGGCTCGTCGGCGATCACGTGCTGTGCGACGACCGGGGCCGGATCGTCGCCTCGGGCCGGGACACCGAGGTCCAGGTCATCAGCCCGCAGGAGAGCCTCAGCCTGCTGGCCGCGACCGACGGCGAGCAGAGCGGCGACCACCCCGGCGAGATCCTCGCCCGCTACCGGGCCGCCGCTCCCGCCGACCGCCCCCGGGTACTGATGGACTTCCTCACCGAGACGGCCGCAGGCCTGCTGCGGCAGCCCGCCGACGAGATCCCGGCCGGCCGGCCGCTGGCCGAACTGGGCCTGGAGTCGCTGGCGGCCATGGAACTGCGCAAGCGGATCCGCACCGGCACCGGTGCCGATCTGCCCGTCGAACTCCTCGTCGACGGACCGTCGTTGGACGAACTCGCCCGGCACATCGCCTCGGAGATCGACACCGACGACGAGCCGGACACCACCTGCTCCGCACCACGCGACTACGACCTGGACAGCGCGCGCTGGCTCGGCACCGCCGTACGGGAGACCTCACGGCTCCGGCTGTTCTGCCTGCCCTACGGCGGTCGCGGCGCGTCCCTGTACCGTGACTGGCCGCACGAGCTCGACGGCGGCGTCGAGGTCTGCCCGGTCCAGCTGCCGGGCCGCGAGGAGCGCGCCGACGAACTGGGAATCGTCAACGTGGACGAGGCGGTCGAGAGCATCGCGCAAGTCCTCAAACCGTATCTGGACCGGCCCTTCGCCTTCTACGGCCACAGCATGGGCGGCCTCCTCGCCTACCGCATGGCGCACCGTCTCGGCGCGGAGCACGGCTCACTGCTGCGCCACCTGTTCGTCGGCGCGTTCAGCGCGCCCACCGGCGCCGTCAATCCGCTGGACGACCGCATCCTCGCCGTGATGCGGTCCCTCGGGTTCCCCGGCATGCCCGCGCAGCAGGACCTGCTGCGGCTGCGGCGCGAGCGGCCGGGGGAGTACGAGCAGGCCCTGCGCCGGGAGTTCGACGACCGGGTGGCGGCCAAGCTGGACGCGTCGACCAGCGGCTGCGGCTACGGAGACCTGCGGATCGTGCAGAGCTACCGGCACGATCCGGCGGAAGCCCCGCTGGCGACCGGGGTGACCGCCTTCCACGGAGCCGGCGATCCGGTGGTGCCGGAGGCCGACATGCGAGCCTGGGAAGGCCTGACCAGCGGCCCCTTCGAGCTGCGGGTGGTACCGGGCGACCACTTCTTCCTGCACGGTGACCAGAGCGGTCCCCGGCTGCTGGCAGCATTCTCCGAGACACTGCGCTGA
- a CDS encoding alpha/beta fold hydrolase: MAGATEATSPWIIRFHPVPEPRVRLVCFPHAGGSASYYFPVSRVLSSAAEVLVLQYPGRQDRRDTPFIDSITELADAVTAELRGGPDIPTALFGHSMGATLAFEVARRLERHGEKPLALFASGRRAPAEVKDEGLHKSTDAELIEHVAQLSGTGVEVLRDPDIVRMILPVMRSDYRAAETYRYQPGEKLTCPVYALTGDNDPQVSTVEADAWTHYTDGPFEKKVFEGGHFFFTTGPEKPLAYVAECLAALTSGTA; this comes from the coding sequence ATGGCAGGAGCTACCGAGGCGACCAGCCCGTGGATCATACGGTTCCACCCGGTCCCGGAACCCCGCGTCAGGCTGGTGTGCTTCCCGCACGCCGGGGGATCGGCGTCGTACTACTTCCCGGTCTCGCGCGTGCTGTCGTCCGCGGCCGAGGTGCTGGTCCTCCAGTACCCCGGCCGGCAGGACCGCCGCGACACCCCGTTCATCGACAGCATCACGGAACTCGCGGACGCCGTCACGGCCGAGCTGCGCGGCGGACCGGACATCCCGACCGCGCTCTTCGGGCACAGCATGGGCGCCACGCTCGCCTTCGAGGTCGCGCGGCGACTGGAGCGGCACGGCGAGAAACCACTCGCGCTGTTCGCCTCCGGCCGGCGGGCCCCGGCCGAGGTGAAGGACGAGGGACTGCACAAGTCGACCGACGCCGAACTCATCGAACACGTGGCCCAATTGAGCGGAACGGGCGTGGAGGTGCTGCGCGACCCGGACATCGTGCGCATGATCCTGCCCGTCATGCGCAGCGACTACCGGGCGGCCGAGACCTACCGTTACCAGCCGGGCGAGAAGCTGACCTGCCCCGTCTACGCGCTGACCGGCGACAACGACCCGCAGGTCAGTACGGTGGAGGCGGACGCCTGGACCCACTACACCGACGGACCGTTCGAGAAGAAGGTCTTCGAGGGCGGCCACTTCTTCTTCACCACCGGGCCCGAGAAGCCACTGGCGTACGTCGCCGAGTGCCTCGCGGCACTGACGTCCGGCACCGCCTGA
- a CDS encoding ferredoxin, with the protein MTLRVRVDAERCVASGMCVFSAPEVFDQDERDGVVVVLRDDPADDQYDAVHAAIGNCPAQVISVDTP; encoded by the coding sequence ATGACACTGCGGGTGCGGGTGGACGCCGAGCGGTGCGTGGCGTCCGGCATGTGCGTGTTCAGCGCACCGGAGGTCTTCGACCAGGACGAGCGGGACGGGGTGGTCGTGGTCCTGCGGGACGATCCGGCCGATGACCAGTACGACGCGGTGCACGCCGCGATCGGCAACTGCCCCGCCCAGGTGATCTCTGTCGACACGCCGTAG
- a CDS encoding cytochrome P450: MSRPTEEIPALPTPRLDECPFGPAPEMTRLRETTPVIRVKCPTGITAWLITRYADVREVLGDSERFSSRPGQAAHVLAHMNPDRPVAEGEFTRMDGPAYQRFRHHLGPEIGMPRRLLELRPLVRRIVDERIDALAAAGRSAEFYRDFAVPVTTATIGGLLGVPYSDRGLFHDAAAAMFGSATSEKGIRASTEPLFRYVHGLVQERRKNPGDDAISRMIGRSAASAEPFSDTELVMMSAGLLISGFDTTATTLTHGLLALLVDSGESGGSREWERLRADPSLLPAAVEEFARCFGGAAGLTREVTEDTEIGGQPLAKGDYVVLAVQTADRDPAVFEDPERLDVGRRAEGHLGFGYGPHQCVGQQTARLEMSVVLETLTRRIPSLRLAADLADIAFKTGTPVVGPAALPVEWDAVLPAGEDK; this comes from the coding sequence ATGTCACGACCGACCGAAGAAATCCCGGCGCTGCCCACTCCCCGGCTGGACGAATGCCCCTTCGGGCCGGCGCCCGAGATGACGAGACTGCGGGAGACCACCCCCGTGATCCGGGTCAAGTGCCCGACCGGCATCACCGCCTGGCTGATCACGCGGTACGCCGACGTCCGGGAGGTGCTGGGGGACTCGGAGCGGTTCAGCAGCCGCCCCGGGCAGGCGGCTCACGTGCTGGCCCATATGAATCCCGACCGCCCGGTCGCCGAAGGCGAGTTCACCCGGATGGACGGACCGGCGTACCAGCGCTTCCGGCACCATCTCGGACCCGAGATCGGTATGCCGAGGCGGCTGCTGGAACTGCGCCCGCTCGTACGGCGGATCGTCGACGAGCGGATCGACGCGCTGGCGGCGGCCGGCCGGTCGGCCGAGTTCTACCGCGACTTCGCGGTCCCGGTCACCACGGCCACCATCGGCGGCCTGCTCGGTGTGCCGTACTCGGACCGGGGGCTGTTCCACGACGCGGCGGCGGCGATGTTCGGCTCCGCGACCAGTGAGAAGGGCATCAGGGCGAGCACGGAACCGCTGTTCCGGTACGTGCACGGGCTGGTCCAGGAGCGGCGGAAGAACCCCGGCGACGACGCGATCAGCCGGATGATCGGACGCAGCGCCGCGTCGGCGGAGCCGTTCTCCGACACCGAACTGGTCATGATGAGCGCCGGGTTGCTGATCAGCGGCTTCGACACGACGGCGACGACGCTGACCCACGGCCTGCTGGCCCTGCTGGTCGATTCCGGGGAGTCCGGCGGGTCCCGGGAGTGGGAGCGGTTGCGGGCCGACCCGTCGCTCCTGCCGGCCGCGGTCGAGGAGTTCGCCCGCTGCTTCGGGGGCGCCGCCGGTCTGACCCGTGAAGTCACCGAGGACACGGAGATCGGTGGACAGCCGCTGGCCAAGGGCGACTACGTCGTACTCGCCGTGCAGACCGCCGACCGTGACCCGGCCGTCTTCGAGGATCCGGAGCGGCTGGACGTCGGCCGGCGGGCCGAGGGGCATCTGGGGTTCGGGTACGGGCCGCACCAGTGCGTCGGACAGCAGACCGCGCGGCTGGAGATGAGCGTGGTGCTGGAGACACTGACACGGCGGATCCCGTCACTGCGCCTGGCGGCGGACCTCGCCGACATTGCGTTCAAGACGGGTACGCCGGTGGTCGGCCCGGCCGCGCTCCCCGTGGAGTGGGACGCCGTCCTGCCCGCCGGGGAGGACAAATGA
- a CDS encoding long-chain-fatty-acid--CoA ligase, which yields MNASHAARPAVRRFPTLTATAAHHAETRPDRVAVRCGDREVTFQELYHRGNRTAHALLAEGLVPGSRVGYLAQDTEHYYDLLLACAAGGTVLVPVDPRLTPGEIEHVLRDSGTELLVTEEEKLPVVEGLELGCLRTVLALDDDGARPGGFLHWKTDRPDTPPGAPAGARRPLAQMYTSGTTGRPKGVVLGQHTFWAVNDLLARHGLDWIDWREEDRLLQVLPGHHIGGPWWFMQGFRAGATHVVAQGFDARRTLALLAEGGITTTLMVPSMLRILLAEPGVGPGHFAGLRKVVYGGAPIPEPLLEQCLDVMGCEFAQIYGLTETCASAVCLPPADHVPGNPRLKAVGRPYPGVAVQAVDRSGDPLPPGRVGEIRIDTPAVMTGYWQRPDETELALADGWLHTGDAGHVDEDGYVYLHDRIKDVILVAGENVYPAEVENALSKHPAVAEAAVVATPDQVRGEAVRACVVVRAGERLTARELMLFLRELLAPYKIPTAYTFVDSLPRNAAGKILRRELRDRF from the coding sequence ATGAACGCCTCCCACGCCGCGCGTCCCGCCGTGCGACGCTTTCCCACCCTCACCGCCACCGCGGCCCATCACGCCGAGACGCGCCCCGACCGGGTCGCCGTGCGGTGCGGGGACCGGGAGGTGACGTTCCAGGAGCTGTACCACCGCGGGAACCGGACGGCGCACGCGCTGCTGGCCGAGGGCCTCGTCCCCGGCAGCCGGGTGGGGTATCTGGCCCAGGACACCGAGCACTACTACGACCTGCTGCTCGCGTGCGCCGCCGGCGGCACCGTCCTGGTCCCGGTGGACCCCCGGCTGACACCCGGTGAGATCGAGCACGTGCTGCGCGACTCGGGAACCGAACTCCTCGTCACCGAGGAGGAGAAACTGCCGGTGGTCGAGGGCCTGGAGCTCGGCTGCCTGCGTACGGTGCTGGCGCTCGACGACGACGGCGCGCGGCCCGGCGGATTCCTCCACTGGAAGACCGACCGGCCGGACACGCCGCCCGGCGCCCCCGCCGGCGCCAGGCGACCGCTGGCCCAGATGTACACCAGCGGCACCACGGGCAGGCCCAAGGGTGTGGTGCTCGGCCAGCACACCTTCTGGGCGGTGAACGACCTGCTGGCCAGACACGGGCTCGACTGGATCGACTGGCGGGAGGAGGACCGCCTCCTCCAGGTGCTGCCCGGTCACCACATCGGTGGTCCCTGGTGGTTCATGCAGGGTTTCCGGGCAGGGGCCACGCATGTCGTGGCTCAGGGGTTCGACGCCCGGCGCACTCTTGCCCTGCTCGCGGAAGGCGGGATCACCACCACGCTGATGGTGCCCTCCATGCTGCGCATCCTGCTGGCCGAACCCGGGGTGGGACCCGGGCACTTCGCGGGTCTGCGGAAGGTCGTCTACGGTGGCGCGCCGATCCCCGAACCGCTGCTCGAACAGTGCCTGGACGTGATGGGCTGCGAGTTCGCGCAGATCTACGGTCTGACCGAGACCTGCGCCTCCGCGGTCTGTCTGCCCCCGGCCGACCATGTGCCGGGAAATCCGCGGCTCAAGGCGGTCGGCCGCCCCTACCCGGGGGTCGCCGTGCAGGCCGTCGACCGGTCCGGGGACCCGCTGCCGCCGGGCCGGGTCGGGGAGATCCGCATCGACACCCCGGCCGTCATGACCGGTTACTGGCAGCGGCCCGACGAGACGGAACTCGCCCTCGCCGACGGGTGGTTGCACACCGGCGACGCCGGCCATGTCGACGAGGACGGCTATGTCTACCTCCACGACCGCATCAAGGACGTCATCCTCGTCGCGGGCGAGAACGTCTACCCGGCCGAGGTGGAGAACGCGCTCAGCAAGCACCCGGCGGTCGCCGAGGCGGCGGTGGTCGCCACGCCCGACCAGGTGCGCGGCGAGGCCGTACGGGCCTGTGTCGTGGTGAGGGCGGGCGAGCGGCTCACCGCCCGTGAACTGATGCTGTTCCTGCGGGAACTGCTGGCCCCCTACAAGATCCCCACGGCCTACACCTTCGTGGACTCGCTGCCGCGCAACGCCGCGGGCAAGATCCTCCGCCGCGAGCTGCGCGACCGCTTCTAG